From the Paenibacillus tianjinensis genome, the window CATAAATCCCAAAAAGGCAGAGGCTCCGACCGTCAAAAGGGTGCCTATTACTGTTCTCCCCAAAGAAATGACAAATGCATTCCACAGTCCCGGTATTTTAAACACGTCAACATAGTTCTGGAAATGAATCCCCCTCGGCCAAAACGCAATTTCACCTTTGGCGCTGAGATCGTTGGCGCTTATGGTATTGATAATGATGGAGTAGAACGGGTATACACATATAAATGCAAAGAGAGAAAACAGGACATAGATTACAGCGGAAATCACCTTGTCGGTTGGACCGACCTGCATTTTTATTTTTTTGGAGGGGCGGCTGTTATTTTTTTTGGCAACCGGTGTTATTCCTGTCGGGTTGTCACTCATACGATGCCCTCTCCTCTTAATAATTTGGACAGCCCGTTTACGGAAAAGAGAAGCGCAACACTAATCAGGCTTTTCAACATACTGATCGCAACGGAAACGGAATAGCTGCCGCCACCCATAGCCAAGTTGTACACGTATAAATCCAATACCTGAATGGTGTCTTTATTGAAGGCATTCTGGAAAACGAAATATTGCTCCAGCCCATTGTTCAGGAAGCTGGCAATCTGGAGCATCAATAGCACAAAATAAGTCGGCAGCATACTTGGCAAAACCACATGCCGGATGACCTGCATTCTCGTCGCACCATCTACATAAGCCGCTTCATAAAGAGATTCATCAATCCCCATAATGGCAGCGATATACAGTATGGCTGACCAGCCTAGTGATTTCCATGTAATCCAGAACCACATCGAAATCCAGACATGGTCCGAGCTCTGAAGGAAGAGTACAGGGGAGTCGATCAGCCCCATCTGGGTCAAAAAGCCGTTGACGACACCTTCACTTGAAAACATGGAAAAAGCCAGGGAATAGACCAGTACCCAACTGATAAAGTTTGGAAGAGTGGTTACAGTCTGGATAAATTTGCGGAAACGGACGGCTTTGATCTCTGTCAGGAAAATGGCAAAGATCATGGGGAGCCAAGAGAAAAGTATACTCAGCCCGCTAATGCCGAAGGTGTTTTTGATGACCTGCACCAGCTGGTCAACTTTCACCTGATTTTCTACCAAGGAATGAAACCATTTGAAACCGACAAATGGTGCTTTTGACAGCGGTATCGGCGGCATATAGTCAAAGAATGCATATACCCATCCATAGAGGGGGTAGTAGGAAAAGACAGCAAGTAATGCCATAAAAGGCGAAATATAAAGAAACTTTCGTATAGAATTGCTTCTCATGCTGTGACTACGCATCGGTTCACTCCCCCTTTGTATAATAATTGGAGCTTTCAACAGGGTGGCTATACCCTAAACCTGCTGGCC encodes:
- a CDS encoding ABC transporter permease subunit; protein product: MRSHSMRSNSIRKFLYISPFMALLAVFSYYPLYGWVYAFFDYMPPIPLSKAPFVGFKWFHSLVENQVKVDQLVQVIKNTFGISGLSILFSWLPMIFAIFLTEIKAVRFRKFIQTVTTLPNFISWVLVYSLAFSMFSSEGVVNGFLTQMGLIDSPVLFLQSSDHVWISMWFWITWKSLGWSAILYIAAIMGIDESLYEAAYVDGATRMQVIRHVVLPSMLPTYFVLLMLQIASFLNNGLEQYFVFQNAFNKDTIQVLDLYVYNLAMGGGSYSVSVAISMLKSLISVALLFSVNGLSKLLRGEGIV